DNA from Chitinophaga pendula:
CAATTAAAAGCCATTTGAAGATAACCTCCTATAAATGGAGCCAAAATGGGTCCCAGCGACCAGATAATGGAAAACAGGCTTAAGTAATGCCGTAGTTTTTCTCCTGTATACAAATCTACAAAAAATGCCCTCTTTCCTATGATAATCGCACTAACTGTCAGGCCTTGTATTACACGCATAACATCTATAAAGTAAATATTATTACTAAGCGCAATTGCGAGACTTGATAGTGCATAAATGATCAGCGATACAAGACTGATCCAATATCGTCCATAACTATCCATAATACCACCGATGAGCAGCTGGCCAACTCCGTAACTAACTAAGAAAAGTGTGAGGGTAAGCTGTACCTGCAGATTGCCCGTGTGTAAAGCAGCAGCCATATCTGGAAGGGAGGGGACATATATATCTGTTGTAAACCCTGAAAGCGGCAGCAGCGAAAAGGCAAGTATCTTTGATATATCCCTGTATTGTTTTTTGACCTTTTTGCGGGAGGAAATAAAGTTTGCTATTATAGACGCCATATGTAAAATTATGTACGTCAAAAATAGCTCAAGGGCCACCTGTTGGAGTTATTGGGTCCAAACGAATCCTTATGCAAATCAAACAATGTTATCCCTTATCTTCAAAGGAGAGGTTCCGGTATGTCTTTTAAAGAAGCTATTGAAATTAGAAGGATGTTCAAAGCCGAGTGCATAGGCAATTTCAGAAATATTTAGATTGGAATAATTCAGTAATGCGATCGCCTCGTTAATGAACCGGGCCGCAATAAGTGCAGTACTAGTTTTGCCTGTAACACTTTTCAATACGCGATTAAGATGGTTCGTATGGATAGACAGTTCCCTTGCAAAATCAGCCGGTGTACGTAAAGTAACCGGTTCTTCAGGCGTATAAACAGGGAATTGCTTTTCCAACAATTCCACAAACAGCCGGGCTATTTCAGCCGAGGCATCTATTTTGCCTTTCTGGACGGATGCCGGCTGGACCTTTAACGCCTCATGCAAGATCAAATGGAGATAGCTCGTCAATACATCAAACTTATAGGCATATGCCGAGTTAACCTCTTCCCTCAATTTCTCAAAAAGATATGACAGGGTCTTCTGCTGTTCCTTATTCAGATAAAAAACAGGGAGATCGCCCGTTTGGAATAACCTCGAAAATTGCCAGAAGCCTATGCGGTTTGCTTGTAAAAAAGTATCTGTAAACAAACAATGCCATCCACTTTGTACCTTAGATTGGGCCTCCCAGGAATAAGCGATCCTGGGGTTGAAGAAAAGTAATGCCGGCTTCGTCAATGCCAGCCTAGTCTGTGCATAACGGAAATATCCGGTTCCAATTATAAGAGATATCTTGTAGAAATCGCGCCTGCGAAATGGGGAATATCCTGAATACGCACTACGAGGAAACACCTTGAGGGCAGACACTTCAGTGTGATCCAATAAAAGCTGTTTTTCCTGTTCCCGGCATTTATTTATATAATAGTCTTGTATAGTCTCTTTTCTAATCATACTGCCATTAAGATAACCGTTTAACATAGTTTCCTTATTCCAAAGTTACTACAGGAATGCGAAAAAGGATACTAATCGGCAGGTCTTGCTTCTGCCGGTCGGTATCATCGTATGGCAGTTTTGAAATACCTAATGACTTTTTCAGCTTGATCATTGGTAGCGATGACCGCTTTGATCAGCAGTACACTGTCAAATGCCCATCAGGGCGTTGTTATCTTTATCAGACCGAAAAGGAGCATAATTTTCAGATTCAGGTAGCAGTATTAAGATACTTCGCTTTTGATACATCGATAAAAATCTGATTCTTTAATAACTAAAATATACGCCATTCTCTTCTTCCGCTTTCAATATTCAAATACAAATAACTTCTGGACCTATCCTTTAAAAGGTAAGCCCTTACTATACAGTTAACGGAATGTCCGCCAAATGCAGAAAGAATCTCCTTATTTATCCCACTTAATGAATTAGCCGTGAAATACAACATATACTTGACATGAAAACACCTGATATCTTGCAGAAAGAACTTATTTAACGGATAGTAGATATCAAACTTACTTTTACCTTTTCTATGTTTTTAGGGGTTATTACAGAAAAGCAACTGTCATCTGTTGTTATCCTGGAAGTGGTTTGAGCGCACCAAACACATCATTGGCTATATAGATGGTATGCTCATACCTGATTGGTTCTATATTGCAAGAAGGACTGTGTAAAATATAAACAACAAATGTATATACATGTTTTCTATGGCTTAAAAGTTGTGGAGGCAATTATCAGTAATTAGCTGATTATTTCCACATGGCGTTATTCACGCTTTTATAACATAACAACTGCTATGTATCGAGCTGAACATTTAAAGAATGATTCGGAAGGAAGATATCAAAAACTGATTCATGATATGGATCAGGGATATGGAGCAACGTTTTTAAGAAACGTAGAAGTTAAAGCTACTGATTGCCACCTGGCTCCATTTTCTCATTTACTTTATCCTATAATTCAAAAATCCAATGAAGAGTATTGTATTGGTAGAGGACGACGAATCCATCAGAGACATTTATTTGCTCTCATTTAAGGCTGGTACCTACGATATTATGGCATTTGAAAATGGAAATGTCATTATGAATAGCGAGATTGAGGTTCCTGATCTGTTCATACTTGATAAACAGATCGCTGGTACAGACGGTCTTGAACTATGCAGGTTTATTAAAAAAAGCGAGCGGTATAAAGGCGTACCAGTTATTATGTCTTCCGCCAATCCTGATATTGAGATATTAGCAAAAAATGCAGGAGCAGATGGCGTATTGACTAAACCCTTTTCATTGAAGGAATTGCGGGAAACAATATCGGACTTCCTAAAGCAATGTTGATCTCAGGGAATTTTTTATGGGATTTAGAACGGAGTGTCCAATTATCCATTCATAATAATGTTAAAAAAATACAATGTAAATCTAATTGTAAATGTACGGAATAATAAGAAGTGCTTTAAACGTGTAGTTGTAGCTTGTAAACGTCAATTTCCCCTGATGGGCTGTTATTATTTCATTAGACAGCCAAAGACCCATACCAGAACCGGGCTGCAGTAA
Protein-coding regions in this window:
- a CDS encoding response regulator transcription factor — its product is MKSIVLVEDDESIRDIYLLSFKAGTYDIMAFENGNVIMNSEIEVPDLFILDKQIAGTDGLELCRFIKKSERYKGVPVIMSSANPDIEILAKNAGADGVLTKPFSLKELRETISDFLKQC
- a CDS encoding helix-turn-helix domain-containing protein, giving the protein MLNGYLNGSMIRKETIQDYYINKCREQEKQLLLDHTEVSALKVFPRSAYSGYSPFRRRDFYKISLIIGTGYFRYAQTRLALTKPALLFFNPRIAYSWEAQSKVQSGWHCLFTDTFLQANRIGFWQFSRLFQTGDLPVFYLNKEQQKTLSYLFEKLREEVNSAYAYKFDVLTSYLHLILHEALKVQPASVQKGKIDASAEIARLFVELLEKQFPVYTPEEPVTLRTPADFARELSIHTNHLNRVLKSVTGKTSTALIAARFINEAIALLNYSNLNISEIAYALGFEHPSNFNSFFKRHTGTSPLKIRDNIV